A window of the Streptomyces albireticuli genome harbors these coding sequences:
- a CDS encoding Rv3235 family protein, which produces MYRSTGSTRPAAPGGGRTAPPRRTDGRRPDSRRPHPDAAARRRERERLPRYWFAERLLLTLSGQRPVHWMLGHTLGAAYDQLAALAPQAPLRPAPPGRTPAVRRCDEFRPRPGVIEAFARIASGDRLHALAFRLERGGDLKWRCSAVELAGARA; this is translated from the coding sequence ATGTACAGGTCCACCGGTTCCACCAGGCCCGCCGCACCGGGCGGCGGCCGGACCGCGCCGCCACGGCGCACCGACGGCAGGCGGCCCGACAGCAGGCGCCCGCACCCGGACGCCGCGGCCCGCCGCCGCGAGCGCGAGCGGCTGCCGCGCTACTGGTTCGCCGAGCGCCTCCTGCTCACCCTCAGCGGCCAGCGGCCCGTGCACTGGATGCTCGGCCACACCCTCGGCGCCGCCTACGACCAGCTCGCCGCGCTCGCGCCGCAGGCCCCGCTGCGGCCCGCGCCGCCGGGCCGTACGCCGGCCGTCCGGCGCTGCGACGAGTTCCGGCCCCGGCCCGGGGTGATCGAGGCCTTCGCCCGGATCGCCTCCGGGGACCGGCTGCACGCCCTCGCCTTCCGCCTGGAGCGCGGCGGGGACCTCAAGTGGCGGTGCTCGGCCGTCGAGCTGGCGGGCGCCCGCGCCTGA
- a CDS encoding DUF6912 family protein, with protein MRVYVPLTLPGLAEAHKTGQLGPAPLDAYAVTPALREWYLSDDVEELEYAALGRAAAASLRLLAADPAAARRRVVVAIDVPDGAAVADPDRGLDQAAIGEVRLAAAVPLAKAAAVHVDSGDAEADVAAAAAALGAADQGDDDAQFTVDGAEDHELMWFGIQEIPNLV; from the coding sequence ATGCGCGTCTACGTCCCCCTGACCCTCCCCGGTCTCGCCGAGGCGCACAAGACCGGACAGCTGGGCCCGGCCCCGCTGGACGCCTACGCCGTCACCCCCGCCCTGCGCGAGTGGTATCTGTCCGACGACGTCGAGGAGCTGGAGTACGCGGCCCTCGGCCGCGCCGCCGCGGCCTCCCTGCGCCTCCTCGCCGCCGACCCGGCCGCCGCCCGCCGCCGGGTGGTCGTCGCGATCGACGTCCCCGACGGCGCCGCCGTGGCCGACCCGGACCGCGGCCTGGACCAGGCCGCGATCGGCGAGGTCCGGCTGGCCGCCGCGGTGCCGCTGGCCAAGGCAGCGGCCGTGCACGTCGACTCCGGCGACGCGGAGGCGGACGTCGCCGCCGCGGCGGCCGCCCTCGGCGCCGCGGACCAGGGCGACGACGACGCGCAGTTCACCGTGGACGGCGCCGAGGACCACGAGCTGATGTGGTTCGGCATCCAGGAGATCCCGAACCTGGTCTGA
- a CDS encoding HAD family hydrolase, with product MGKHVAHIVWDWNGTLFHDIDAVMAATNAAFAEIGLEPITLERYRELYCVPIPKFYERLLGRLPTEAEWDHMDGVFHRHYLDHRLGCGLADGAKELLESWQTSGGTQSIMSMYGHEDLVPLVRGFGIERRFTRVDGRTGPSGGSKAEHMARHLAGLDGIPADRTVVIGDALDDAVAAAHVGAHAVLYTGGSHSRAGLTAAGVPVVDSLAEAVAEAARLAGRRRSAS from the coding sequence ATGGGGAAGCACGTGGCACACATCGTCTGGGACTGGAACGGCACGCTCTTTCACGACATCGACGCGGTGATGGCGGCGACCAACGCCGCCTTCGCCGAGATCGGCCTGGAGCCGATCACCCTGGAGCGGTACCGCGAGCTGTACTGCGTCCCGATCCCGAAGTTCTACGAGCGGCTGCTCGGCCGGCTGCCCACCGAGGCCGAGTGGGACCACATGGACGGGGTCTTCCACCGGCACTACCTGGACCACCGCCTCGGCTGCGGCCTCGCGGACGGCGCCAAGGAACTCCTGGAGAGCTGGCAGACCTCCGGCGGCACCCAGTCGATCATGTCCATGTACGGCCATGAGGACCTCGTGCCGCTGGTGCGGGGCTTCGGCATCGAGCGCCGGTTCACCCGTGTCGACGGCCGCACCGGACCCTCCGGCGGCAGCAAGGCCGAGCACATGGCCCGCCATCTCGCCGGGCTCGACGGCATACCCGCCGACCGCACCGTCGTCATCGGCGACGCCCTCGACGACGCGGTCGCGGCCGCCCACGTGGGCGCCCACGCCGTGCTGTACACCGGCGGATCGCACAGCCGGGCCGGCCTCACGGCCGCCGGGGTGCCCGTCGTGGACAGCCTCGCCGAGGCGGTCGCGGAGGCCGCGCGGCTGGCCGGCCGGAGACGGTCCGCGAGCTGA
- a CDS encoding NAD-glutamate dehydrogenase, with amino-acid sequence MQTKLDEAKAELLERAARVAENSPAGGQQPTGPKGEGGLDPETLTAYLQRYYLHTAPEDLSGRDPVDVFGAALSHYRLAENRPQGTANVRVHTPTVEENGWTCSHSVVEVVTDDMPFLVDSVTNELSRQGRGIHVVIHPQVIVRRDVTGRLLEIIGSNCDAHGNGKDAELPHDAVTESWIHVEIDRETDRGDLKQITADLLRVLSDVREAVEDWAKMRDAAQRIADGLPAEPTPADVPASELEEARELLRWLAADHFTFLGYREYELAKVSTESGEEDVLSAVPGTGLGILRSDPAHHDEGHHAGPGHAHLTGPASPSFNRLPADARAKAREHKLLVLTKANSRATVHRPSYLDYVGVKKFDADGNVTGERRFLGLFSSAAYTESVRRVPVVRRKVAQVLADAGFTPDSHDGRDLLQILETYPRDELFQTPADQLRAVATSVLYLQERRRLRLFLRQETYGRYYSALVYLPRDRYTTGVRLRLIDILKEELGGTSVDFTAWNTESVLSRLHFVVRVEPGATLPDLTDADVERIEARLVEAARSWADGFAETLTAEVGEERAAELLRRYGQAFPEGYKADHSPRGAVSDLGHLEKLTTAGGDRDFELSLYEPVGAGPGERRFKIYRTGEPVSLSAVLPVLHRLGVEVVDERPYELRCADRTTAWIYDFGLRMPDRTEGDDARGRFQEAFAAVWTGEAENDNFNMLVLKAGLDWRQAMVLRAYAKYLRQAGSPFSQAYMEDTLSTNVHTTRLLVNLFEARMSPALQRAGRELIDGLMEELDGALDQVASLDEDRILRAFLTVIKATLRTNHFQRTAAGTPHPYLSIKLDPQAIPDLPAPRPAYEIWVYSPRVEGVHLRFGKVARGGLRWSDRREDFRTEVLGLVKAQMVKNTVIVPVGAKGGFVGKRLPDPSLDRDAWLAEGIASYKTFISGLLDITDNMVGGEVVPPKDVVRHDGDDTYLVVAADKGTATFSDIANEVAESYGFWLGDAFASGGSAGYDHKGMGITARGAWESVKRHFRELGHNTQTEDFTVVGVGDMSGDVFGNGMLLSEHIRLVAAFDHRHIFLDPTPDAAVSYAERRRLFELPRSSWADYDTSLLSQGGGIHPRTAKSIPVNAQVRAALGIEAGVTKMTPAELMKAILSSPVDLLWNGGIGTYVKASTESHADVGDKANDAIRVDGQDLRVKVVGEGGNLGLTQLGRIEFALSGGPESTGGRVNTDAIDNSAGVDTSDHEVNIKVLLNSLVMDGDMTVKQRNKLLAEMTDEVGELVLRNNYAQNTALANAVAQAPSLLHAHQRIMRRLTRDGHLDRALEFLPNDRQIRERLSTGRGLTQPELAVLLAYIKITTAEELLGTELPDDPYLERLLYAYFPEALRTSYGEQIDTHALRREIVTTVLVNDTVNSGGSTFLHRLREETGASLEEIVRAQTAAREIFGLGRVWDAVEALDNTVAADVQTRIRLHGRRLVERGTRWLLNNRPQPLQLAETIEFFRDGVAAVWFELPKLLKGADSEWWRDIHDELVAAGVPDDLAVRVAGFSSAFPALDIVAVSERTGKEPLDVAEVYYDLGDRLHISQLMDRIIELPRADRWQSMARASIREDLYAAHAALTSDILSVGNGASTPEERYRAWEEKNAAILVRARTTLDEIRGSDAFDLANLSVAMRTMRTLLRTHS; translated from the coding sequence ATGCAGACCAAGCTGGACGAAGCCAAGGCCGAGCTGCTCGAACGGGCGGCTCGCGTCGCTGAGAACAGCCCTGCCGGGGGGCAACAACCGACTGGGCCGAAGGGCGAGGGAGGCCTCGACCCCGAGACCCTGACCGCGTACCTCCAGCGCTACTACCTGCACACCGCGCCCGAGGACCTCAGCGGCCGGGACCCGGTCGACGTCTTCGGCGCCGCGCTCTCGCACTACCGGCTCGCCGAGAACCGGCCGCAGGGCACCGCGAACGTGCGGGTGCACACCCCGACCGTCGAGGAGAACGGCTGGACGTGCAGCCACTCCGTGGTCGAGGTCGTCACCGACGACATGCCCTTCCTGGTCGACTCCGTCACCAACGAGCTCTCCCGGCAGGGTCGCGGCATCCACGTCGTGATCCACCCGCAGGTCATCGTCCGCCGTGACGTCACCGGCCGCCTGCTGGAGATCATCGGCTCCAACTGCGACGCCCACGGCAACGGCAAGGACGCCGAGCTGCCGCACGACGCCGTCACCGAGTCCTGGATCCACGTCGAGATCGACCGGGAGACCGACCGCGGCGACCTCAAGCAGATCACCGCGGACCTGCTCCGGGTCCTCTCCGACGTCCGCGAGGCCGTCGAGGACTGGGCGAAGATGCGCGACGCCGCGCAGCGCATCGCCGACGGCCTGCCCGCCGAGCCGACCCCGGCCGACGTCCCCGCCTCGGAGCTCGAGGAGGCCCGCGAGCTGCTGCGCTGGCTCGCCGCCGACCACTTCACCTTCCTCGGCTACCGCGAGTACGAGCTGGCGAAGGTCTCCACCGAGAGCGGCGAGGAGGACGTGCTCAGCGCCGTCCCCGGCACCGGCCTCGGCATCCTGCGCTCCGACCCCGCGCACCACGACGAGGGCCACCACGCGGGCCCCGGCCACGCCCACCTCACCGGCCCCGCGTCCCCCTCGTTCAACCGGCTGCCCGCCGACGCCCGCGCCAAGGCCCGCGAGCACAAGCTGCTCGTCCTCACCAAGGCCAACAGCCGCGCCACCGTGCACCGGCCCTCCTACCTCGACTACGTCGGGGTGAAGAAGTTCGACGCCGACGGCAACGTCACCGGCGAGCGCCGCTTCCTCGGCCTGTTCTCCTCCGCCGCGTACACCGAGTCGGTGCGCCGCGTGCCCGTCGTCCGCCGTAAGGTCGCCCAGGTCCTGGCCGACGCCGGCTTCACCCCGGACAGCCACGACGGCCGCGACCTGCTCCAGATCCTGGAGACGTACCCGCGCGACGAGCTGTTCCAGACCCCGGCCGACCAGCTGCGGGCCGTCGCCACCAGCGTGCTCTACCTCCAGGAGCGCCGCCGGCTGCGGCTCTTCCTCCGCCAGGAGACCTACGGGCGCTACTACTCCGCCCTGGTCTACCTCCCGCGCGACCGCTACACCACGGGCGTCCGGCTGCGGCTGATCGACATCCTCAAGGAGGAGCTCGGCGGCACCAGCGTCGACTTCACCGCCTGGAACACCGAGTCGGTCCTCTCCCGGCTGCACTTCGTCGTCCGCGTCGAGCCCGGCGCCACGCTGCCCGACCTCACGGACGCCGACGTCGAGCGCATCGAGGCCCGCCTGGTCGAGGCCGCGCGCTCCTGGGCGGACGGCTTCGCCGAGACGCTGACCGCCGAGGTCGGCGAGGAGCGCGCCGCCGAGCTGCTGCGCCGCTACGGCCAGGCCTTCCCCGAGGGCTACAAGGCGGACCACAGCCCCCGCGGCGCCGTCTCCGACCTCGGTCACCTGGAGAAGCTGACCACGGCCGGCGGCGACCGCGACTTCGAGCTGAGCCTCTACGAGCCGGTCGGCGCGGGCCCCGGCGAGCGCCGCTTCAAGATCTACCGCACCGGTGAGCCCGTCTCGCTCTCCGCCGTCCTGCCGGTCCTGCACCGGCTCGGCGTCGAGGTCGTCGACGAGCGCCCGTACGAGCTGCGCTGCGCCGACCGGACGACCGCCTGGATCTACGACTTCGGTCTGCGGATGCCGGACCGGACCGAGGGCGACGACGCGCGCGGCCGCTTCCAGGAGGCCTTCGCGGCCGTCTGGACCGGCGAGGCGGAGAACGACAACTTCAACATGCTCGTGCTGAAGGCCGGCCTGGACTGGCGCCAGGCCATGGTGCTGCGGGCCTACGCCAAGTACTTGCGGCAGGCCGGTTCGCCGTTCAGCCAGGCGTACATGGAGGACACCCTCAGCACCAACGTCCACACCACGCGCCTGCTGGTCAATCTGTTCGAGGCCCGGATGTCGCCCGCGCTCCAGCGGGCGGGCCGCGAGCTGATCGACGGCCTGATGGAGGAGCTGGACGGCGCCCTGGACCAGGTCGCGAGCCTGGACGAGGACCGCATCCTGCGGGCCTTCCTCACGGTCATCAAGGCCACGCTGCGCACCAACCACTTCCAGCGCACGGCGGCGGGCACGCCGCACCCGTACCTGTCGATCAAGCTCGACCCGCAGGCCATCCCCGACCTGCCGGCGCCGCGCCCCGCGTACGAGATCTGGGTCTACTCCCCGCGCGTCGAGGGTGTGCACCTGCGCTTCGGCAAGGTCGCGCGCGGCGGTCTGCGCTGGTCCGACCGGCGCGAGGACTTCCGCACCGAGGTCCTCGGCCTGGTCAAGGCGCAGATGGTGAAGAACACCGTCATCGTGCCCGTCGGCGCCAAGGGCGGCTTCGTCGGCAAGCGGCTCCCGGACCCGTCCCTGGACCGCGACGCGTGGCTGGCCGAGGGCATCGCCTCGTACAAGACCTTCATCTCCGGTCTGCTCGACATCACCGACAACATGGTCGGCGGCGAGGTCGTGCCGCCGAAGGACGTCGTGCGCCACGACGGGGACGACACCTACCTGGTGGTCGCCGCCGACAAGGGCACCGCCACGTTCTCCGACATCGCCAACGAGGTCGCGGAGTCCTACGGCTTCTGGCTGGGCGACGCCTTCGCCTCCGGCGGCTCGGCCGGCTACGACCACAAGGGCATGGGCATCACCGCCCGCGGCGCCTGGGAGTCGGTCAAGCGCCACTTCCGGGAGCTGGGCCACAACACCCAGACCGAGGACTTCACGGTCGTCGGCGTCGGTGACATGTCCGGTGACGTCTTCGGCAACGGCATGCTGCTCTCCGAGCACATCCGCCTCGTGGCCGCCTTCGACCACCGGCACATCTTCCTCGACCCCACGCCGGACGCGGCCGTCTCCTACGCCGAGCGCCGCCGGCTGTTCGAGCTGCCCCGCTCCTCCTGGGCCGACTACGACACCTCGCTGCTCTCCCAGGGCGGTGGCATCCACCCCCGCACGGCCAAGTCGATCCCGGTCAACGCCCAGGTGCGGGCCGCCCTCGGCATCGAGGCGGGCGTCACCAAGATGACCCCCGCCGAGCTGATGAAGGCGATCCTCAGCTCCCCGGTCGACCTGCTGTGGAACGGCGGCATCGGCACGTACGTGAAGGCGTCCACCGAGTCGCACGCGGACGTCGGCGACAAGGCGAACGACGCGATCCGCGTCGACGGCCAGGACCTCCGGGTCAAGGTCGTCGGCGAGGGCGGCAACCTCGGTCTGACCCAGCTCGGCCGGATCGAGTTCGCGCTGTCCGGCGGCCCGGAGTCCACCGGCGGCCGGGTCAACACCGACGCGATCGACAACAGCGCCGGCGTGGACACCTCCGACCACGAGGTGAACATCAAGGTCCTGCTGAACAGCCTGGTCATGGACGGCGACATGACCGTCAAGCAGCGCAACAAGCTCCTCGCGGAGATGACGGACGAGGTCGGCGAGCTGGTCCTGCGCAACAACTACGCGCAGAACACGGCCCTGGCCAACGCCGTCGCCCAGGCCCCCAGCCTGCTCCACGCCCACCAGCGGATCATGCGCAGGCTGACCCGCGACGGGCACCTGGACCGGGCCCTGGAGTTCCTGCCCAACGACAGGCAGATCCGCGAGCGGCTCTCGACCGGCCGCGGCCTGACCCAGCCCGAGCTGGCCGTCCTGCTCGCCTACATCAAGATCACCACCGCCGAGGAGCTGCTGGGCACCGAGCTCCCCGACGACCCGTACCTGGAGCGGCTGCTCTACGCGTACTTCCCGGAGGCGCTGCGCACCTCCTACGGCGAGCAGATCGACACCCACGCGCTGCGCCGTGAGATCGTCACGACCGTCCTGGTCAACGACACGGTCAACAGCGGTGGTTCGACCTTCCTGCACCGTCTGCGCGAGGAGACGGGCGCGTCGCTGGAGGAGATCGTCCGGGCGCAGACCGCGGCCCGGGAGATCTTCGGCCTGGGCCGGGTCTGGGACGCCGTCGAGGCCCTGGACAACACCGTCGCCGCCGACGTCCAGACCCGGATCCGGCTGCACGGCCGCCGGCTGGTCGAGCGCGGCACGCGCTGGCTGCTCAACAACCGCCCGCAGCCGCTCCAGCTGGCCGAGACCATCGAGTTCTTCCGGGACGGCGTGGCCGCGGTCTGGTTCGAGCTGCCCAAGCTGCTCAAGGGCGCCGACAGCGAGTGGTGGCGCGACATCCACGACGAGCTGGTGGCGGCCGGGGTGCCGGACGACCTGGCCGTGCGGGTGGCGGGCTTCTCCTCCGCCTTCCCGGCGCTGGACATCGTCGCGGTCTCGGAGCGCACCGGCAAGGAGCCGCTGGACGTGGCCGAGGTGTACTACGACCTCGGGGACCGGCTGCACATCAGCCAGCTGATGGACCGGATCATCGAGCTGCCGCGCGCCGACCGCTGGCAGTCGATGGCCCGTGCCTCCATCCGCGAGGACCTCTACGCGGCCCACGCGGCGCTCACGTCCGACATCCTCTCCGTCGGGAACGGCGCCTCGACGCCGGAGGAGCGCTACCGTGCGTGGGAGGAGAAGAACGCCGCGATCCTGGTCCGCGCGCGCACCACGCTGGACGAGATCCGGGGCTCGGACGCCTTCGACCTGGCCAACCTGTCGGTGGCCATGCGGACGATGCGGACGCTGCTGCGTACGCACAGCTGA
- a CDS encoding GtrA family protein, which produces MALGREFAKFGTVGGLGIFVNLAVFNICRTATDLPVVRCSVIATLVAIAFNYLGLRHFAYRDRDKSHRSREIALFAAFSAVGLVIENGVLYIATYGFGWDTPFQNNLFKFLGIGAATLFRFWSYRAWVFRALPRHAQPGPDDPSHHGDPSNNTSNPAAYHPETTAPPP; this is translated from the coding sequence CTGGCCCTCGGGAGGGAGTTCGCGAAGTTCGGCACCGTCGGCGGCCTGGGCATCTTCGTCAATCTCGCGGTCTTCAACATCTGCCGCACGGCCACGGACCTGCCGGTCGTCCGGTGCAGCGTGATCGCGACGCTGGTCGCCATCGCCTTCAACTACCTGGGACTGCGCCACTTCGCCTACCGGGACCGCGACAAGAGCCACCGCAGCCGGGAGATCGCGCTCTTCGCCGCCTTCAGCGCCGTCGGCCTGGTGATCGAGAACGGCGTCCTCTACATCGCCACCTACGGGTTCGGCTGGGACACCCCGTTCCAGAACAACCTGTTCAAGTTCCTGGGCATCGGGGCCGCCACGCTGTTCCGCTTCTGGTCCTACCGCGCCTGGGTGTTCAGAGCGCTGCCGCGGCACGCCCAGCCCGGTCCCGACGACCCCTCGCATCACGGCGACCCCTCGAACAACACGAGCAACCCCGCCGCGTACCACCCCGAGACCACCGCACCTCCACCGTAG
- a CDS encoding sugar phosphate nucleotidyltransferase yields MTEAVLLVGGKGTRLQPLTLTTPKPMVPAAGVPFLAHQLARARAAGVRHVVLATSYLAEVFEPYFGDGSAHGLRLTYVTEDVPLGTGGAVRAAADALTSGPADPVLVLNGDILTGLDLRGLLGRHERAAADVTLHLTRAEDPRAFGLVPTGPGGRVLAFTEKPRRPEELVTDQVNAGVYVFRREVMDTIPTGRPVSLERETFPGLLAAGALLHGVVDTSYWLDLGRPASFVRASADLVRGVVRSPAVPGEPGEFLLLPGARVEAGARLGGGTVVGAGAHVAAGAEIDGSVVLDGARVGEGARIHASMVGRQARVGPRTVLDGAVIGDHAGVGADNELRDGARVWCGTTIPDAAIRFSAV; encoded by the coding sequence ATGACAGAGGCGGTTCTGCTCGTCGGCGGCAAGGGGACCCGGCTCCAGCCGCTCACCCTCACCACGCCGAAGCCGATGGTCCCGGCCGCCGGGGTGCCCTTCCTCGCCCACCAGCTGGCCCGCGCCAGAGCCGCCGGCGTCCGCCACGTCGTGCTGGCCACCTCCTACCTCGCCGAGGTCTTCGAGCCCTACTTCGGCGACGGCTCCGCCCACGGCCTGCGCCTGACCTACGTCACCGAGGACGTACCGCTCGGCACCGGCGGCGCCGTCCGCGCCGCGGCGGACGCCCTCACCTCCGGCCCGGCCGACCCCGTGCTCGTCCTCAACGGCGACATCCTCACAGGGCTCGACCTCAGGGGTCTGCTGGGCCGCCACGAGCGGGCGGCGGCCGACGTCACCCTGCACCTCACCAGGGCGGAGGACCCCCGGGCCTTCGGCCTGGTGCCCACCGGGCCCGGCGGGCGGGTGCTGGCCTTCACCGAGAAGCCGCGGCGCCCCGAGGAGCTCGTCACCGACCAGGTCAACGCGGGCGTCTACGTCTTCCGGCGCGAGGTCATGGACACCATCCCCACGGGCCGCCCGGTCTCCCTGGAGCGCGAGACCTTCCCCGGGCTGCTGGCCGCCGGCGCCCTGCTGCACGGCGTCGTCGACACCTCGTACTGGCTCGACCTCGGCCGCCCCGCCTCCTTCGTGCGGGCCTCGGCCGACCTCGTGCGGGGCGTCGTCCGGTCGCCCGCGGTCCCCGGCGAGCCGGGCGAGTTCCTGCTGCTGCCCGGCGCCCGTGTGGAGGCCGGGGCGCGGCTCGGCGGCGGCACGGTCGTCGGCGCCGGGGCCCATGTCGCGGCGGGCGCAGAGATCGACGGGTCCGTCGTGCTGGACGGCGCCCGGGTCGGGGAGGGGGCAAGGATCCACGCCAGTATGGTCGGCCGGCAGGCCAGGGTGGGCCCGCGGACCGTGCTGGACGGCGCGGTGATCGGCGACCACGCCGGGGTCGGCGCGGACAACGAACTCCGCGACGGCGCGCGCGTCTGGTGCGGCACGACCATCCCCGACGCCGCCATCCGCTTCTCCGCCGTCTGA
- a CDS encoding polyprenol monophosphomannose synthase: MSAHHSPAGPPLPEEWGRTATTVVMPTYNEADNLPAMAEALMSLPLEGLRLLVVDDNSPDGTGKIAEDLAERYNTPDRTRVAVLHRTAKDGLGRAYAAGMTRAVDEGAAYVLQMDADGSHPAGKVAELLGVALATGADVVVGSRYVPGGTLSDAWSAHRRLLSRWANAYASTILGTRVRDITSGFNLWSADALRAIDLHTVGSAGYSFQVEMKYRALRAGQSVLEVPIHFEDRTVGESKMNLAVQLESVAMPWRLRARAARASGHRAR, from the coding sequence ATGAGCGCACATCACAGCCCCGCCGGCCCGCCGCTCCCGGAGGAGTGGGGACGCACCGCGACCACCGTGGTCATGCCCACGTACAACGAGGCGGACAACCTCCCGGCGATGGCCGAGGCGCTCATGTCCCTGCCGCTGGAGGGGCTGCGGCTGCTCGTCGTCGACGACAACAGCCCGGACGGCACCGGCAAGATCGCCGAGGACCTCGCCGAGCGGTACAACACCCCGGACCGCACCCGCGTGGCCGTCCTGCACCGCACCGCCAAGGACGGCCTCGGCCGCGCCTACGCCGCCGGGATGACCCGCGCCGTCGACGAAGGCGCCGCGTACGTCCTCCAGATGGACGCCGACGGCAGCCACCCGGCGGGCAAGGTCGCCGAGTTGCTCGGCGTCGCCCTCGCCACCGGCGCGGACGTCGTCGTCGGCAGCCGCTACGTGCCCGGCGGCACCCTGTCCGACGCCTGGAGCGCCCACCGCAGACTGCTCTCCCGCTGGGCCAACGCCTACGCCAGCACGATCCTGGGCACCCGCGTCCGTGACATCACCAGCGGCTTCAACCTCTGGAGCGCGGACGCGCTGCGCGCCATCGACCTCCACACCGTCGGCAGCGCGGGCTACAGCTTCCAGGTCGAGATGAAGTACCGCGCGCTGCGCGCGGGCCAGAGCGTCCTGGAGGTGCCGATCCACTTCGAGGACCGGACCGTCGGCGAGTCGAAGATGAACCTGGCCGTCCAGCTCGAATCCGTGGCCATGCCATGGCGGCTGCGCGCGAGGGCCGCCCGTGCTTCCGGCCACCGCGCCCGCTGA
- a CDS encoding glycosyltransferase family 87 protein — protein MSAPDAVGRWLRGRAPWPVLVAALVVCALDVARVMESPRVGMDNAVVVRAAETLLDGGSPYADKRFLYLPGAVFAAVPQTAVAERVLFYAVPVGTALLVLVGVALALRIFDVRADSRLAVAVIAGLGVFLPFHGLVHLGNWTVVSAVAFPAALLLARRERWCAAAAVIGAAIALKPMLVPLLLLFVLARRWRALAVAVGVPAVVSTLSALAMPRPGLFFTRTLPFLLHGQDAYARPFDASWPAVLPRLGVPQPVAFGLAVLAAGAVLLFARARWRAGGNAELRLVECASLLMLAAFLVSRPSFLHYMLVVLPSLVASVVVRGAAARSVWFWLALLPQFIGVHWPYLEGSRRHAFKDIVMITGVAGALCLHTWRGRGGLPGEVADEGPDRAGEEPGRVGEGSGGVGEESGRAAREGGTGAVDGTAGGAAERADAATADEVTVSGHVYSLRSDRDSTNRADRSEMR, from the coding sequence GTGAGCGCGCCCGACGCCGTCGGCCGCTGGCTGCGCGGGCGGGCACCGTGGCCGGTGCTGGTGGCGGCGCTGGTGGTGTGCGCGCTGGACGTGGCCCGGGTGATGGAGAGCCCGCGCGTGGGCATGGACAACGCCGTCGTGGTGCGCGCGGCCGAGACCCTTCTCGACGGCGGCTCGCCGTACGCGGACAAACGGTTCCTCTATCTGCCGGGCGCCGTGTTCGCGGCGGTCCCCCAGACGGCGGTCGCCGAGCGGGTGCTCTTCTACGCCGTCCCCGTGGGCACCGCGCTGCTCGTCCTGGTGGGCGTGGCCCTGGCCCTGCGGATCTTCGACGTCCGCGCGGACAGCCGGCTGGCGGTGGCCGTCATCGCCGGGCTCGGGGTGTTCCTGCCGTTCCACGGACTCGTCCACCTCGGCAACTGGACGGTCGTCTCCGCCGTCGCCTTCCCCGCCGCGCTGCTGCTGGCCCGGCGGGAGCGCTGGTGCGCGGCGGCGGCCGTGATCGGGGCGGCGATAGCGCTCAAGCCGATGCTCGTGCCCCTCCTGCTGCTGTTCGTCCTCGCCCGGCGGTGGCGGGCGCTGGCGGTGGCCGTGGGCGTGCCCGCCGTGGTGTCGACGCTGTCGGCCCTGGCCATGCCGCGGCCGGGGCTGTTCTTCACCCGGACGCTGCCGTTCCTGCTGCACGGTCAGGACGCCTACGCACGCCCGTTCGACGCCTCGTGGCCGGCCGTGCTGCCCCGGCTCGGGGTGCCGCAGCCCGTGGCCTTCGGGCTGGCGGTGCTGGCCGCGGGGGCGGTGCTGCTCTTCGCCCGGGCCCGGTGGCGGGCCGGGGGGAACGCCGAGCTGCGGCTGGTGGAGTGCGCGTCACTGCTGATGCTGGCGGCGTTCCTGGTGTCCCGGCCGTCGTTCCTCCACTACATGCTGGTGGTGCTGCCGTCGCTGGTGGCGTCGGTGGTGGTGCGTGGTGCCGCGGCGCGGTCGGTGTGGTTCTGGCTGGCGCTGCTGCCGCAGTTCATCGGGGTGCACTGGCCGTACCTGGAGGGCTCGCGGCGGCACGCCTTCAAGGACATCGTCATGATCACCGGGGTCGCCGGGGCGCTGTGCCTGCACACGTGGCGGGGGAGGGGCGGACTTCCCGGAGAGGTGGCCGACGAGGGGCCGGACCGGGCCGGCGAGGAGCCCGGCCGGGTCGGCGAGGGCTCGGGCGGGGTCGGCGAGGAATCCGGCCGGGCGGCCCGGGAGGGCGGCACCGGGGCCGTCGACGGGACCGCGGGTGGGGCCGCGGAGAGGGCCGACGCCGCGACCGCCGACGAGGTGACTGTCAGTGGTCACGTCTACTCTCTTCGTAGTGACCGCGATTCGACGAATCGCGCCGATCGCTCGGAAATGAGGTGA